The Dokdonia sp. 4H-3-7-5 genomic interval TTAATTACAATATTTTGAGTCGAGTCAATTTGCTTATCAGTCAATTCTGTTAAGTATAATTTCAAATTTTCAAAAGTATTTTTGTTAAGTTGTCCGAATTTTTTTCGAGTCACTAATAAAGCTATTTGAGTTGTATCGTTCTCAAAATATAAGTCCAAATTTTTAACATAATCTTTGTTTTCAATGAATTCCTGTTTGTCAATTTTTTCTCCGCTTTCATTGTAGAAAGCTATTGGTTTTGTTTGTCCAAAAGACAAACAAGAGAATAGGATAAATGCAATTGCTAATCTCATAAACTATTTTTTTACTTAAATGTTTGCTAGCAGGCCACTGCATAAACCGAACGCAGCTCCCAATAGCTATCGGAATTGCTGTTTGTATTAGTTTGCGGCATTAATTGTTTGATCTAAATATACAATGAATTTTAGAGTTGTGCGCCGCACGTAGAGCTTTCAAACTTGCCTCCGACGAGCGCAGCGAGAGGAAGGCACAACATTCGCTTTATGCTGTAGTTGTGGCTGGTTGCAACAACGTTTCGCACTTTCTATGTTTTAGATATATACCCTAGACATTTTTGAGCCCTGCCTCCGACGAGCATGGCGAGAGGAAGGCATCAAAGAACCGCTTAGTCATGCCATAACCGATAATCAATAAGAAGACACCAAGAGCTTTAAAATCCTAGCGGATTTACTCTAACTCGATCTATACCCAACTCTTCGATATTTCAATGACTTTTGAGGTGTTCTGATTTTGAAGCGGAGCCATACGACGGCGGGAATTTGCAAGACAGCGCTTATGCTTGGAGTCGCACAAGAATGGGAGGATGGGCAGTCGCTCAAAGCCCTATACTAGGCACTACAATTACTATTAAACGGTTAAAAATCAGAGGTTATGTTAGTTTAATTGAGTACTACAAGCGAACTGTATAATTATTGAACCGCCGTATACGAGACCCGTACGTACGGTGGTGTGAGAGGCGCACTCTGCTAGTTGCTAGCAGAGCCGTCTACTCGATTAGCCTTTCGTTATTTTTTATTTAGAGCTTCAATTCTTTCTTTATAGTAATCGTCACCACTTAATTCATAGGCCTTGTTTAAGTATTTTAAGGCATTCTCTTTATCGCTTTGAGATTCATAATACTCAGCCATAGAATCATAAGCATTTGCACTTGTTGGATTATACTTAATATTCATTTCAAAAAACATGAAGGCCTTTTCAGGTTGTCCCATTTGCATATTCATGTAGCCATAGCCATTTAACATTTCATCTATCATTGGTGCAGTAGGAACACCAAAATGTTCGGTATAAATTTGTTCCTGCACCTTCAATAGCGAAACCAATTCTTCTATAGGGGTTTCTGGGTTATTATATTTTTGAGGTGATTTAAATTGATACCATTCAAAAAGAAAAATCAGCCCATCTCTTATTGATGGTAAGGGAACTGTACCATGTAAATCTTCATTATAAACTTTCCATGAAAAATTTAATCCATTCTGTTTTTGAGATTTAGTATAATTTGAAAATTCAATGATTGAACGCGCAAACAAAGTAAATTCTGAAGAGTCATCCATAATATTCTCCATGTTTATTTCTTCATTCCACATATGTAGCTGCTCTGCAGCTAAAGACACAAAGAGGGACTTGCCTTTATAACTTTCTGTACTCAGCTTTTGTTTTGCCTCCTTCAATAATTTTTGGTCATCCCAATCCAAACTTGGATCTATGGCTATATAGTTTTGAAAGAGATGTTTATGATTAACCAACATATTTATAGTAAACAATCCGGCATAAGAATGTCCAATTAATGTACGATAGTTCATAGTTGGATACTTACTATCAATATATGGGATGAGTTCCTCCTCCATAAATTTAGTAAAGATTTCTGCACCTCCAGTTTCATCGTTCATTGCACTACCGCGTCTCATTTTTATCTGCGAAGTAGTTAAATCTCTTATTCGGTTGTTGCGATTAGAAATCCCAACAAGTATCATATGTGGCAGGTAATGCCCCCAATAATTACCATAAACAGCTTCCAAAGTACTTTCTAATGAAAATCCATCAATTAGATAAATCACGGCATATTTTTCATCACTATCTGGCCGAAAATTATCTGGTAATCTTACCCAAAAGTCACGGCTTTCACTTAAAGTTTTAGAAAATATGGAATCTACTATTCGATTTTGAAATTGCTCTGTTTGGGGAACAGTTGTTTGTGCAATTGCATGTTGATTTACCATTAAAATTGATCCGATAAGTATAAATAAGTAGATGTAATATTTCATTATTTTTTTTTGGATTTAAATATAACTCTAAATACACAAGTTAGACTCAGAATTTATATTGGTTATTAGTTGTTCATAATGAAGGCTAACAGGCCACTGCATAAAGCGAGTGCGGCTCCCGATAGCTATCGGGATTGCTGATTTGCTTTAATTTGCGGTCTTGTTTGTTTGATCTAAATATACAATGAATTTTGGAGTTGTGCGCCGCGCGTGGAGCTTTCAAACTTGCCTCCGACGAGCGCAGCGAGAGGAAGGCACAACATTCGCTTTATGCTGTAGTTCTTGCATCCGACGAGTGAGTTACGAGCGAGAGGAATGCACAGGTTGCAACCACGTCTCGAGCTTTCTATGCTTTAGATTTATTCTTTAGACATTTTTGAGCCCTGCCTCCGAAGAGCATAGCGAGAGGAAGGCATCAAAGAACCGCTTAGTCACCTCATCACCGTTTATCAATAGAAAGACACCTAGAGCTTTAAAATCCTAGCGGATTTACTCTAACTTGATCTATACCCAACTCTTCGATATTTCAACGACTTTAGATGTATTCTGATTTTGAAGTGGAGCCATACGACGGCGGGAATTTGCAAGTATGCTACTGCCTTGGATGTGGCTTATCTTGAGTTGAAAAACATGTCCTTTGGCAATCAGCCGTCCACGTTGATGTATAAGGAAAGTTGCGTCTTTGTGTGCGAGGATTTTCCGAAGGAAAATCAGAAGCAAGCAAACGAGCAACTAACTTTGGTTTAGCTAAAACTAGCAATTTTTTTTATACGGTGTGTGTGCCCAGTATGGGCATCTTTAGACTACTTATTAAAAGTAGTTTATTTATCTAGAGGGTGCAAGTCCCTTATGGGTAGGGGTAACGCCTTGAACCATTAGTAAGCTGCAAGGTTGCTAGTTGTGAAGTTAGGACTGAAGAAAGCAGGACTACAAATCTCGGTACTGACGAACAGGAACCGTATATGAGGCATAATTATTTGGGTAAGCAAGCACATCATTGTTACGCTCTAAATAGTATCAAAAGGGTAATTATGTAGATACGGCAGGGATTGAGAGAAAGAAGATGTTCTTACCTGGGGAGGTCTCTATAACCAGGAGTTGGTCTATTAGAGAAGTCAGCAGAAGTCATAGTAGCTAAAGCCTGATATTTTAGTGAAGGACAGAACAATAATTGTCTTTAATGACCAAAGGAGTTGTTTTATGTTACGGATAGTTTTCTAGTAAAATAATAGCCTTTGATTAAGCGAGACAGCAATTCAAATTATGAGTATTGATTAAACAAGTAACAAGTAAAAAGAATCTAAACGAAGCCTACGCGCGAGTGTACCGTAATAAGGGATCTGCTGGAGTGGATAAGGTTCACATTAAAGAACTAAAATCTATACTACAGATTCATGGAAAACAATACATTTCGCACATAGAAAGAAAGCGCTATCAGGTGTCTCCTATATTAGGTGTTGAAATCCCTAAAAGCAATGGCAAGAAACGATTACTCGGTATTCCTACAGTTGTTGATAGAGTATTTCAGCAGGCATTACATCAAGTATTGCAACCTTTATTTGAGCCAGACTTTCAAAAGCATAGTTACGGGTTCAGACCACAACGTAATGCCCATCAAGCCACGGCACAAAGCCTTTTAAATATCAATGCTGGTTTTCAAGATATAGTAGATATAGATTTAAAGAGTTTCTTTGATGAAGTATCACACTGTATACTTCTAGAGTTGATTTACAAAAAGGTACAGTGCAAAGCTACGATGCGGTTATTGCGTTCATTTCTTAGAGCGCCTATACTGATTAACGGTCGATTACAAAAACGCAGAAAAGGCGTTCCTCAGGGTTCGCCATTAAGTCCATTGCTTTCTAATATTCTGCTCAATGAGCTTGATAAAGAATTAGAGCAACGAGGACATCGTTATGTAAGATATGCCGATGATTTTAGTATTTACGTTAAAAGTAAAGAGGCTGCAAAGCGTGTAGGTAACAGTATCTATAAGTATTTGCGAGACCACCTCCAACTTCCCATAAATAGGGTAAAGAGCGGTGTGCGGAGACCTTTAGATTTCCAAGTATTAGGCTTTGGATTTGTGCCAACGTATAAGAAAGGGGAAAAAGGGAAGTATCAGCTCGTGGTAACTAGGTCTAAATGGCAAGATTTTAAGTCAAAACTTAAATACCTGACCAAAAAGACGATACCTGCAAGTTTTGATGAGCGTATCAAACGTATCAACCTATTAATACGTGGTTGGATAAATTACTTTAAACCTGCCTCCATTCAGTCGAAGCTTAAGAAGCTAGAAGAATGGCTAAGGAACCGATTGAGGTACTGCATATGGCATCACTGGAAGAAACCAGAACGGAAGCGTAAAAACCTAATCCGTTTAGGAGTAAACTTAGACCACGCCTATGCTTGGAGTCGCACAAGAATGGGAGGATGGGCAGTCGCTCAAAGCCCTATACTAGGCACTACAATTACTATTAAACGGTTAAAAATGAGAGGTTATGTTAGTCTAATCGAGTACTATAATCGAGCTGTATAATTATTGAACCGCCGTATACGAGACCCGTATGTACGGTGGTGTGAGAGGCGCACTCTGCTAGTTGCTAGCAGAGCCGTCTACTCGATTGTGGTGTCGTTTTTTTTACTTTTAATAGTCAAATTTATAAGAATTTGTTGTTTTTATTTTTGTCCAATTTTTAAATTCAACATTCACAATTACTTCTTGAGTTCCGTGAACTTTTTCTTTAAACTCAAAATTTTCTTGATATGAAATTCCATATTTATTTAGGACTTCATCAATTTTATTTTTTTCCAGTTCCGCTTTTTTATATTCTCTTCTATATTTATTCAGTTTAGAGTAAGCAGCTGCCAGAAATGAAAATCCAGCTGCAATCATTCCAATTTTCACGTACCATAGATACAAGCTAAATATTTTCCAGTCAGATAAAAAATACCCAAGAAGTATTAAAAGAAAACCAATAATTATTGTGCCGTAGAAAGTCAGATGTGTTGACTTTTGGTTTCTGCGTATTATTTCCAATTCGAGATTAGCAATTTCTAATTTTTCTTGAAATTTTTTGTCAAGTGTAATTTTTGAGCAAGTATTATTAAAATCAGGTTTTTTATTGGTCAAGTTACAAGTCAATCCTTTTTTAAGACTCGTTATTTGGTTTTCGCATAAATCACAATGTCGTGAAAAATTCATTAAAATTTCAGTTCGGTTTTAGTCAGTTTTTGATTCCAGCGTTCGTTTTGGTAAATGCACCACAACAGGCCACTGCATAAAGCGAGTGCGGCTCCCGATAGCTATCGGGATTGTTGATTTGCTTTAATTTGCGGTCTTGTTTGTTTGATCTAAATATACAATGAATTTTGGAGTTGTGCGCCGCGCGTAGAGCTTTCAAACTTGCCTCCGACGAGCGCAGCGAGAGGAAGGCACAACATTCGCTTTATGCTGTAGTTGTGGCTGGTTGCAACCACGTCTCGAGCTTTCTATGCTTTAGATTTATTCTTTAGACATTTTTGAGCAGTGGCCTGTGGACGGCTGATTGGTAGGGTGGGAGCTTTAAAATCCTAGCAGATTAACTCTAACTTGATCTATACCCAAATCTTTGATATTTCAACGACTTTTGAGGTGTTTTGATTTTGAAGTGGAGCCATACGACGGCGGGAATTTGCAAGTATGCTACTGCCTTGGAAGTGGCTTATCTTGAGATGAAAAACATGTCCTTTGGCAATCAGCCGTCCACGGTTGGGCTAAGCGTAGTGCGGAGGCAAGGAAACTTTTCGTTTCCGTCTTCCGACGTAGCTAAAGCTTATTGTTTTGCTTTTTCTTTTTTTTGTTCAAAGCTAAATCCATAAGATTTAGCGACTTTATAAATATACACAGACCTTTCGGTTTTGCCCTAAAGTCCGCATTACGTTTAGGTTCTGTTGTAAACAGTTATTTAATGAGATAAACAGTTGTTTTATATTTTTCATATTTTCTTAAGTCTACCTGTGAGAATTTTGGATTTTCCGAAGAATAGTAAACATCTACCTCATATCCCATACAATCCTTATTTTTATAGCAATCAAAATATTCTACTCCAACTGTCCCATCGTATTTTTTATTGTCCACAATATATTCGTAATCAATCGAATATCTGGCCATATTAATAAATTCGAAATTTGTTATTTTTCCAACCACATGTTTTCTATTCGTCTTTACGCTGTAGTCTATTAGTAAATGATAGGTAGTGGTTCCAATAATTGCGATTGCCAGAAGTCCGAAGATGAACATTTTCCAAAAAGGATTTTCCTTAAATTTTTCCATTAATGATTCTTGGTCGTGCAACGTATTTTAAGGTAGTCGTAATTGTTTACAACAGGCCACTGCATAAAGCGAGTGCGGCTCCCGATAGCTATCGGGATTGCTGATTTGCTTTAATTTGCGGTCTTGTTTGTTTGATCTAAATATACAATGAATTTTGGAGTTGTGCGCCGCGCGTAGAGCTTTCAAAAATGTCTCATTCGCTTTATGCTGTAGTTGTGGCTGGTTGCAACC includes:
- a CDS encoding alpha/beta hydrolase-fold protein, which translates into the protein MKYYIYLFILIGSILMVNQHAIAQTTVPQTEQFQNRIVDSIFSKTLSESRDFWVRLPDNFRPDSDEKYAVIYLIDGFSLESTLEAVYGNYWGHYLPHMILVGISNRNNRIRDLTTSQIKMRRGSAMNDETGGAEIFTKFMEEELIPYIDSKYPTMNYRTLIGHSYAGLFTINMLVNHKHLFQNYIAIDPSLDWDDQKLLKEAKQKLSTESYKGKSLFVSLAAEQLHMWNEEINMENIMDDSSEFTLFARSIIEFSNYTKSQKQNGLNFSWKVYNEDLHGTVPLPSIRDGLIFLFEWYQFKSPQKYNNPETPIEELVSLLKVQEQIYTEHFGVPTAPMIDEMLNGYGYMNMQMGQPEKAFMFFEMNIKYNPTSANAYDSMAEYYESQSDKENALKYLNKAYELSGDDYYKERIEALNKK
- the ltrA gene encoding group II intron reverse transcriptase/maturase produces the protein MIKQVTSKKNLNEAYARVYRNKGSAGVDKVHIKELKSILQIHGKQYISHIERKRYQVSPILGVEIPKSNGKKRLLGIPTVVDRVFQQALHQVLQPLFEPDFQKHSYGFRPQRNAHQATAQSLLNINAGFQDIVDIDLKSFFDEVSHCILLELIYKKVQCKATMRLLRSFLRAPILINGRLQKRRKGVPQGSPLSPLLSNILLNELDKELEQRGHRYVRYADDFSIYVKSKEAAKRVGNSIYKYLRDHLQLPINRVKSGVRRPLDFQVLGFGFVPTYKKGEKGKYQLVVTRSKWQDFKSKLKYLTKKTIPASFDERIKRINLLIRGWINYFKPASIQSKLKKLEEWLRNRLRYCIWHHWKKPERKRKNLIRLGVNLDHAYAWSRTRMGGWAVAQSPILGTTITIKRLKMRGYVSLIEYYNRAV